Within the Thermostichus lividus PCC 6715 genome, the region GGCGGTTCCCGCTCCAGAGCGTTCCCATAAGCTACACCTGAATACCGACTTTTCATGGCGCGATCGCTTTTTAATGGGGGTTGGCATTGCCTCCTTTGTCCTTAGCGTGGGGTTATGGATTAGTGGCGCTCGCCAACCTACGGCAGTGGTTGCACCTGAGGTGGCCACAACACCGGCTGCCGATATTGCCTTTGCGGAATATCTGCAAACCTCTCTTCAGCTTTTGAGTCAGCAGCCCTCCCCAACACCCGCTACAACCATTGCGTCCGCAACGGTTCCCCCATCTGCCCCGTCACCGACAGTTGAACGTATTTACGTCCCTATTTATCAGCCCCCTAATGCTCCGGCAGTCTCGGTGCCCCAACTCCCCACCGTAACTGCGCCATCACCGATGCCGACTGATACAGTTGCCACTGCCCCGATCGCTCCACCGGCTCCTCAGCATACCTTGGTTGGCGTTCTCGAGCTTGGGGAGCGCTCCGTGGCTCTGATTCAAACCAATGGCGAAACCCTGCGCCTGAGTGTGGGCGATAGCGTTGGGAACGACGGTTGGCAATTGGTACAAATTCAAAATCAGCGGGCGGTGTTTCGGCGACAGGGAGAGGTTCGCTCCTTAGCCGTTGGTCAAAGCCTGTAAACTACTCCCAGCTAAAGCAGGGAGCTTTTAGTAGCCCTGCAGTTAGCAAGCCAACCGCGAGCCTCTGGGGTGGTTTACAGCACCCCCAATCGACCGTTACCAGTGCCTTGA harbors:
- a CDS encoding RodZ family helix-turn-helix domain-containing protein; protein product: MTQSDDPSWRSNEADRYAVETCLTDVQANRLIDEVFAEVEAETPIEFAAVLDPHDASATTVLVPYEPLAAPHSTAVPAPERSHKLHLNTDFSWRDRFLMGVGIASFVLSVGLWISGARQPTAVVAPEVATTPAADIAFAEYLQTSLQLLSQQPSPTPATTIASATVPPSAPSPTVERIYVPIYQPPNAPAVSVPQLPTVTAPSPMPTDTVATAPIAPPAPQHTLVGVLELGERSVALIQTNGETLRLSVGDSVGNDGWQLVQIQNQRAVFRRQGEVRSLAVGQSL